Part of the Acidimicrobiia bacterium genome is shown below.
CGGGATCGCGTTCCCCGCGTCGGCGCGGTTGATCGTCAACCAGAGCACGCCGTCTTCGAGCTTCGCGACGAGCTCCTTCTCGACGTCGGGAGGGGAGTCACTCACTTGCGCACCACCAGTGCATCGAGCGCGACGGCGCCGCGCGGACGGACGACGAGCGGATTCACGTCGATCTCGGCGACGTCGTCGGCGAGATCGAGCGCGAGTCGCTGCACCTTCATGATCGTGTCGACGAGCGCGCCTTCGTCGACCGGCTTCGCGCCGCGCACGCCGCGCAGGACCGCGGCACCGGCGAGCTCGTCGACCATGCGTTGCGCCTCGTCGCGATGGAACGGTGGCACGCGGAAGCTCACGTCGCCGAGCACCTCGACGAAGATGCCGCCGAGGCCGACGGTGACGACCGGACCGAACAGCGGATCCTGCGACACACCGACGAGCGTCTCGACGCCGCCGCTCACCATCTCGGCGACGATCACACCTTCGACGCGCGCCTTCCGGTTCGCCTTCTTCGCCTTCGCGAGCAGGTCGTCGTATGCGGCGCGTACTTCCTTCGGCGAACCGACCCCGACCTTCACCACGCCCGCGTCGCTCTTGTGCAGGATGTCCGGCGACGAGACCTTCATCACGACCGGGAATCCGATCTCCTTCGCGGCCTTCACCGCGGCGGCCGCCGACGCGCACAGCACGTCGTTCGTGGTCTTGATGCCGTAGGCGCGCAGCACCTGCTTGCTCGCGTGCTCGGAGAGCGCTTCGCCGGGCGCCGCGCCGGCGAGCACCGCGCGCGCCTTCTTCGCCGCGGGCAGCGGCTTCGCGGGCGCGTCGTCGAACGGAGAGTCGTAGTGCGCGACGAAGTCCCAGTAGTCGAGATAGGCGCGCACGGCGCGCACGCAGTTCGCGAACGTGCGGAACACCGGCAGGCGGCTCTGCAACAGCCCGTCGACGTACGCGGGCTCCGTACCGACCGGCGAGCCCCACACGACGAAGATCGGCTTGTCGGTCGTGTCCGACGCGGCGACGAGATCGCGCACCATCGGCGCGCTCATCGTCTCGAGCGCGCCCGTGATCGGCACGATCAGGATGTCGACGTTCTTGTCGGCGAGGATCGCGTCGATGATCTTGCGACCCGCCGACGTCATCACCGGCGGGCCGCCGCAGTCGACCGGATTCGACACGCGCAGGTACGACGGGATGAGCCCGGTGTGCAGCGCGGCTTGCGTCTTCTTCGTGAGCTCCGGCATGCGCAGCCCCGCGGCCGCGGCCATGTCGGCCATGTGCGCGCCGGTGCCGCCGGAGATCGCGTAGACGCAGACGCCGTCGCCCTTCGGTGGCTTCGTGCGCGCGAACGCGGCGGACACGTCGAGCAGCTCGTCGAGCCCGTCGACACGCGTCACACCGAACTGGCGGAACACCGCCGACGTGACCGCGTCGGAGCCGGTGAGGTGGCCGGTGTGCGACTGCGCCATCGACGCGCCGGCTTCGGTCTTGCCGACCTTCACGATCACGAGCGGCTTCTTCAGCTTCGCCGCGTGGTCGGCCGCGAGCATGAGCGACCGGCCGTCCTTGAAACCCTCGATGTACGCGGCGATCACGCCGACGTCGGGTTGGTCGGCGAAGTAACGGGCCCAGTCGGCGAACTCGAGGTCGACCTCGTTGCCGGTCGGCGCCCAGTGCGAGAGGCGGATGCCGAGCTCCTGGCCCTGGAAGATCGGCCGGCCCTGGTGGCCGCTCTGGGTGACGAGCGCGATCGCGGGACCGGCGAGATCGGCGCGGAAGTCGGAGAAGGCGTTGAGGTTCGTGTTCGGGCCGAGCAGCCGCGTGTCGCCGTTGTGCGCGGCATCGGCGAGCCGCGCTTCGAGCGCCTCACCCGCGGGTCCGATCTCGGAGAAGCCCGCGGAGAAGATGACCGCGAACTTGGCCTTCTTCGCCACCGCTTCCTCGAAGTTGTCGACGACGCGTTCGGCGCCCGTCAGCAACACCGCGAGATCGACCTCGCCGGGTACTTCGGTGATCGACGCGACGGTCGGCACGCCTTGCACTTCCGGATACGACGGTGTGACCGGGTGGAAGCGCGCGCCGTTCGCGTCGGCGAACGCCTTGATGCGCGCGGTCATCAACGTGTTCGGCTTGCGCGACGCGTCGGACGCACCGACGACCGCGACCGACTTCGGATGCAGGAACACGTCGAGGTCGACGTCGCGCAACGCGAGCGGACGCCCGGAGACGTCGCGGGCGGGTCGGTTCGGGCTGGACATCGGGCGCGCTCCGGGTGACGACGGCCCGTCAGTATGACGCGTGCGTCAGGTTGGGGGCCAAGGCCGCGGGTAGTGTCGGCGGCCGACCAGGAGGCAGCCGATGCGGGTCGTCGTCGACTTCGACAAGTGCAAGAGCAACGCGCTGTGCATGGGCGCGGCGCCGGAGGTCTTCGAGGTGCGGGACGACAACTTCTTGTACGTGCTGCAGGAAGCGCCGCCCGAGGATTTGCGGGCGAAGGTCGAGGAAGCGGTGCGCATCTGCCCGCAACAGGCGATCACGCTCGAGGGCTGAGCCGGAGCGAGTCGGAGTCGACGGACACGGTGGAGGCGGCGCGCGTGCGGTCGGTCGCGATCGTCGGCATGTCGCTCGCGGGATTGCGCGCGGCGGAGGCGTTGCGGCGCGCCGGCTTCGACGGTCGCATCACCGCGATCGGCGCGGAACCGCATCTGCCCTACGACCGGCCGCCCCTATCGAAGGAGCTGCTCGCGGGGAAGTGGGAGGTCGACGACGTCGTGCTGCGCAAGCAAGGCGTCGACGACCTCGCGCTCGACTGGCGGCTCGGGCGCCGCGCGATCGGGCTCGACCTCTCTGATCGCCACCTCGACCTCGACGACGGGACGCGCGTCGACTTCGACGGGCTCGTCGTCGCGACCGGATCCGAGCCCCGGCGACTGCCTGCGAACGCGTTTCCCGACGGCGACTCCGCGCTCGACGGTGCGTTCGTGCTGCGCAGCCTCGACGACGCGGTCGCGATCCGCGCGCGACTGGAGGGTCGACCGCGGGTCGTCGTCATCGGCGCCGGTTTCATCGGTGCCGAGGTCGCGGCGACGTGCCGTGGGCGCGGGCTCGACGTCACG
Proteins encoded:
- a CDS encoding acetate--CoA ligase family protein — translated: MSSPNRPARDVSGRPLALRDVDLDVFLHPKSVAVVGASDASRKPNTLMTARIKAFADANGARFHPVTPSYPEVQGVPTVASITEVPGEVDLAVLLTGAERVVDNFEEAVAKKAKFAVIFSAGFSEIGPAGEALEARLADAAHNGDTRLLGPNTNLNAFSDFRADLAGPAIALVTQSGHQGRPIFQGQELGIRLSHWAPTGNEVDLEFADWARYFADQPDVGVIAAYIEGFKDGRSLMLAADHAAKLKKPLVIVKVGKTEAGASMAQSHTGHLTGSDAVTSAVFRQFGVTRVDGLDELLDVSAAFARTKPPKGDGVCVYAISGGTGAHMADMAAAAGLRMPELTKKTQAALHTGLIPSYLRVSNPVDCGGPPVMTSAGRKIIDAILADKNVDILIVPITGALETMSAPMVRDLVAASDTTDKPIFVVWGSPVGTEPAYVDGLLQSRLPVFRTFANCVRAVRAYLDYWDFVAHYDSPFDDAPAKPLPAAKKARAVLAGAAPGEALSEHASKQVLRAYGIKTTNDVLCASAAAAVKAAKEIGFPVVMKVSSPDILHKSDAGVVKVGVGSPKEVRAAYDDLLAKAKKANRKARVEGVIVAEMVSGGVETLVGVSQDPLFGPVVTVGLGGIFVEVLGDVSFRVPPFHRDEAQRMVDELAGAAVLRGVRGAKPVDEGALVDTIMKVQRLALDLADDVAEIDVNPLVVRPRGAVALDALVVRK
- a CDS encoding ferredoxin yields the protein MRVVVDFDKCKSNALCMGAAPEVFEVRDDNFLYVLQEAPPEDLRAKVEEAVRICPQQAITLEG